A portion of the Acidisarcina polymorpha genome contains these proteins:
- a CDS encoding sensor histidine kinase produces the protein MAFDGPRQTTGRQRKRASGRHFSFETRIRLYCLLLCLPTIVLLVILLWRASFGAQALSLGVAILLLLLLSSLLIEEVVRPLQTLANVVAALREEDYSFRARGASREDALGELSTEINALADLLQTQRLSELEATALLRRVIASMDAPVLAFDQERRLRLLNPAAERVLVLDPARDMGRAAGQLHLDHLIDEPDEGVVSLDLPSEDGSSAPRKSGRWMVRRSGFRQRGVPHTLLLLSDVSSALREEERTAWQRLIRVLGHEISNSLAPIKSIAGSLLARLPPEVNGARGAGDFARGLTIIEGRADSLNRFVQAYRQLAQLPRPAMRMVALRPLLERVVALETRMEVALGEVADLDLSVDPDQIEQMLINLVKNAVEAVIDAQQEAGSSDLRLPAPPPVMLSGRKLEDAVAIVVEDRGLGLTNTANLFVPFYTTKTNGSGVGLALVRQIAEAHGGTVVLRNREDAPGCVAEVLIPFTRAVSSSHAM, from the coding sequence ATGGCCTTTGATGGGCCGAGGCAAACCACTGGCAGGCAGCGCAAAAGAGCTTCAGGGCGGCATTTCTCCTTCGAGACGCGGATTCGCCTCTATTGCCTGCTCCTCTGCCTTCCGACCATTGTTCTGCTTGTAATCCTTCTCTGGCGCGCTTCATTCGGCGCGCAAGCGCTCTCTCTCGGCGTGGCTATCCTCCTCCTCTTGCTGCTTTCATCGTTGCTCATCGAAGAAGTTGTCCGGCCGCTGCAAACCCTGGCCAATGTCGTCGCCGCATTGCGGGAGGAAGACTATTCCTTCCGGGCGCGTGGGGCCAGTCGAGAGGACGCGTTGGGCGAGCTTTCTACTGAGATCAATGCCCTCGCCGATTTGTTGCAGACCCAGCGCCTGAGTGAGCTCGAGGCCACTGCTTTGCTGCGTAGAGTCATCGCCTCAATGGATGCGCCCGTGCTCGCCTTCGACCAGGAGCGCAGACTGAGGCTCTTGAATCCGGCTGCTGAACGAGTGCTGGTCTTGGACCCGGCGCGAGACATGGGCCGGGCAGCCGGTCAGTTGCACCTTGATCATCTAATCGACGAGCCGGACGAAGGCGTTGTCAGCCTCGATCTCCCTTCCGAGGATGGGTCGTCCGCCCCTCGCAAGTCGGGCCGATGGATGGTCCGCCGCAGCGGTTTTCGCCAGCGGGGCGTCCCTCACACATTGCTGCTCCTGTCCGATGTAAGCAGTGCTCTGCGCGAAGAAGAGCGCACCGCATGGCAGCGCCTGATTCGCGTGCTTGGCCACGAGATCAGCAATTCTCTTGCGCCCATCAAGTCGATTGCAGGCAGCCTACTCGCCCGCCTGCCTCCCGAAGTCAATGGCGCCCGGGGTGCGGGCGATTTCGCGCGCGGCCTCACCATTATCGAGGGCCGCGCTGATTCGCTGAACCGATTCGTCCAGGCATACCGGCAATTAGCGCAACTGCCCCGTCCCGCCATGCGGATGGTGGCGCTTCGTCCGCTGCTTGAACGAGTGGTCGCGCTCGAGACCCGCATGGAAGTAGCGCTGGGAGAAGTCGCCGACCTCGATCTTTCCGTCGATCCCGACCAGATCGAACAGATGCTGATCAATCTGGTGAAGAATGCCGTCGAAGCAGTCATCGATGCTCAGCAGGAAGCTGGCTCGAGTGACCTGCGGCTCCCGGCTCCTCCGCCCGTCATGCTCAGCGGCAGGAAGTTGGAGGACGCCGTCGCCATCGTCGTCGAGGATCGCGGTCTCGGCCTCACCAACACTGCGAACCTCTTTGTGCCTTTCTATACGACCAAGACCAATGGCTCCGGAGTCGGCTTGGCATTGGTACGCCAGATCGCCGAAGCCCATGGCGGTACCGTGGTGCTACGCAACCGCGAAGATGCTCCTGGTTGCGTAGCGGAAGTGCTCATTCCATTTACCCGGGCGGTCTCGTCTTCGCATGCAATGTGA
- a CDS encoding TonB-dependent receptor has translation MRQIVSLLAVVSLLNTAAFATIFGSVRGIVHDPQHRPVQGAQLTLKAQNSDLTQTMDSDVNGEFVFTAVPIGNYTVTVLSKGFQQASQDVGVQSDTSPVLHFQLTIEGATENVVVPETAAGPTTDSATPTTMLSRTDIQRTPGAERTNGMEMITDYVPASYITHDMLHMMGGHQVNWLIDGVPIPNTNIATNLGPQILPGDIDTLEVYSGSYDADYGDRAYGVFNVVPRTGFERDKECDLVFTAGNFYQTDDQISCGGHTPRFAYYGSLNGNRSNYGLQTPIPRVVNDGVNGFGGFASFIFNPDAKDQYRVVTSLRRDYYQIPIDPDPNSLENQVYPSSGLHDAEVEPDGYVTFSWVRTFSPNTLFTVSPFYHYNGADYNGGPNDAPVISTVHQHANYAGAQIALNQNFWKNDLQVGVYGFGQHQYNYFNNVFTDGTPNVPSSSIGVNGGVVSEFINDKFKVTPWFTLIAGFRATQFTSTISETATDPRFGAALRIPRLNWVLSGFYGYYYQAPPVSTATGALLDLANSQNSTFSPLRGERDIQWQYGVTIPYRNWTLSANNYETRAENWLDHNNIGESNIFWPITWSSALVQGWSLTLRSPNVLNHGQFHLAYANQIAQATSPITGGLICPVPVTSACPLDIPPGLAPADHDQRNTLNLGFNGTLPWKVFASTNVYYGSGFTNGLEGTPQAQYPGAYLPGHTTFDLAVGKTFADKYTISVNSLNVANRRVQLDNSLTFGGFHWNDPRQIYGEFRYRFKY, from the coding sequence ATGAGGCAAATTGTCAGTTTATTAGCGGTCGTTTCCCTTCTGAATACTGCCGCGTTCGCCACGATCTTCGGTTCGGTGAGAGGGATCGTCCACGATCCTCAACACCGCCCCGTGCAGGGCGCTCAACTTACGCTGAAAGCTCAGAACTCCGACCTGACGCAAACGATGGATTCCGACGTGAATGGGGAATTTGTCTTCACTGCCGTACCGATCGGGAATTACACGGTGACGGTCTTGTCGAAGGGCTTTCAACAAGCCAGCCAGGACGTTGGTGTACAGTCCGACACCAGCCCGGTGCTGCACTTCCAATTGACCATCGAGGGCGCGACCGAAAATGTGGTCGTGCCAGAGACGGCGGCAGGGCCGACGACGGACAGCGCCACTCCGACAACCATGCTGAGCCGCACAGACATTCAGCGGACTCCCGGAGCCGAGCGCACCAACGGCATGGAGATGATCACCGATTATGTTCCAGCCTCTTATATCACCCACGACATGCTGCACATGATGGGCGGCCATCAGGTCAACTGGCTGATCGACGGCGTTCCCATTCCCAACACCAACATCGCCACCAATCTCGGTCCGCAAATCCTGCCAGGGGACATCGATACTCTCGAGGTCTATAGCGGCAGCTACGACGCTGACTACGGAGATCGCGCCTATGGGGTCTTCAACGTCGTGCCGCGCACCGGCTTTGAGCGCGACAAGGAATGCGACCTCGTCTTCACCGCCGGAAACTTCTACCAGACCGACGACCAGATCAGTTGCGGGGGCCACACGCCGCGATTCGCCTACTATGGGAGCTTGAACGGAAATCGCAGTAACTACGGCCTGCAGACGCCGATTCCCCGGGTGGTCAACGACGGGGTCAATGGCTTCGGTGGATTCGCGTCGTTCATCTTCAACCCCGATGCAAAGGACCAATACCGGGTAGTGACTTCGCTGCGGCGGGATTATTACCAGATCCCGATTGACCCGGACCCGAATTCGCTCGAAAACCAGGTGTATCCATCGAGCGGCCTGCACGACGCCGAAGTCGAGCCGGATGGCTATGTCACATTCTCCTGGGTGCGAACCTTCAGCCCGAATACACTGTTTACGGTTTCGCCGTTCTATCACTACAACGGCGCCGACTACAACGGCGGACCGAACGATGCCCCGGTCATCTCAACCGTTCATCAGCATGCCAATTACGCCGGGGCCCAGATCGCCCTGAACCAGAACTTCTGGAAGAACGATCTTCAGGTTGGCGTCTATGGCTTCGGCCAACACCAGTACAACTACTTCAATAACGTCTTCACCGACGGCACGCCCAATGTTCCCTCTTCTTCGATCGGCGTGAACGGTGGTGTGGTCTCTGAATTCATCAACGATAAATTCAAGGTAACTCCGTGGTTCACCTTGATCGCCGGCTTCCGCGCGACCCAGTTCACATCCACTATCTCGGAGACTGCCACCGATCCGCGCTTTGGTGCGGCCTTGCGCATCCCGCGTCTGAACTGGGTGTTGAGCGGCTTTTACGGCTATTACTACCAGGCTCCGCCCGTCTCTACGGCTACCGGCGCTCTGCTTGACCTGGCTAACAGCCAGAACTCCACCTTTTCTCCTCTGCGCGGCGAGCGGGACATTCAGTGGCAGTATGGCGTCACGATTCCCTACCGCAACTGGACTCTGAGCGCCAACAACTATGAGACCAGGGCGGAAAACTGGCTCGACCACAACAACATCGGCGAATCGAATATCTTCTGGCCAATCACCTGGTCCTCGGCGCTCGTTCAAGGGTGGTCGCTCACCTTGCGCTCGCCGAATGTCTTGAACCATGGCCAGTTTCATCTTGCCTATGCGAACCAGATCGCACAGGCAACGTCGCCGATTACGGGAGGGCTGATCTGCCCGGTTCCGGTGACTTCTGCGTGCCCGCTCGATATTCCGCCGGGGCTGGCGCCGGCCGATCATGATCAGAGGAATACTCTGAACCTGGGCTTCAACGGCACACTTCCCTGGAAGGTCTTCGCCTCGACCAACGTCTACTACGGCTCGGGATTCACCAACGGGCTCGAAGGGACGCCGCAGGCGCAGTATCCCGGTGCGTACCTACCGGGCCACACTACATTCGACCTCGCTGTGGGCAAGACCTTTGCTGATAAATACACCATTTCAGTGAACTCGCTGAATGTGGCAAATCGGCGCGTGCAGCTGGATAACAGTCTGACGTTTGGCGGATTCCACTGGAACGACCCGCGACAGATCTATGGGGAGTTTCGCTATCGCTTCAAGTACTAG